The following proteins come from a genomic window of Ursus arctos isolate Adak ecotype North America unplaced genomic scaffold, UrsArc2.0 scaffold_12, whole genome shotgun sequence:
- the SLC5A9 gene encoding sodium/glucose cotransporter 4 isoform X3, producing MELATMGPGASGNGVRTVTASRSVLGSGVGLHAYDIGVLVVYFVFVIGVGVWSSIRASRDTVGGYFLAGRSMSWWPIGASLMSSNVGSGLFIGLAGTGAAGGLAVGGFEWNATWLLLALGWIFVPVYIAAGVVTMPQYLRKRFGGQRIQVYMSVLSLILYIFTKISTDIFSGALFIQMALGWNLYLSTAMLLVVTAVYTIAGGLTAVIYTDALQTVIMVGGALVLMFLGFEEVGWYPGLEQRYRQAIPNATVPNTTCHLPRSDAFHMLRDPVNGDIPWPGLIFGLTVLATWCWCTDQVIVQRSLSAKNLSHAKGGSVLGGYLKILPMFFIVMPGMISRALYPDEVGCVDPDICQRICGARVGCSNIAYPKLVIALMPVGLRGLMIAVILAALMSSLTSIFNSSGTLFAIDVWLRLRGKATERELMVVGRVFVLFLVVVSILWIPIIQSSNSGQLFDYIQSVTSYLAPPITALFLLAIFCKRVTEPGAFWGLLFGLAVGLLRMILEFSYPAPACGEADRRPAVLKDLHYLYFALLLCGLTAIVIVAVSLCTTPIPEEKLARLTWWTRNGPHAELEKEAPEGTPGTSEMPSGVSRPAGGGAENSSQGQDQHGVPNPSSSTSRSHLPRRAFTSTDRPQE from the exons ATGGAGCTGGCAACAATGGGGCCTGGAGCTTCAGGAAATGGGGTCAGGACTGTGACAGCTTCACGCTCAGTCCTGGGCTCCGGAGTCGGCCTGCACGCCTACGACATCGGGGTCCTGGTTGTCTACTTCGTCTTTGTCATTGGCGTGGGCGTCTGG TCATCCATCCGTGCCAGCCGAGACACCGTCGGTGGCTATTTCCTGGCGGGGAGGTCCATGAGCTGGTGGCCG ATTGGAGCCTCTCTGATGTCCAGCAACGTGGGCAGTGGCTTGTTCATTGGCCTGGCTGGGACAGGAGCCGCTGGAGGCCTTGCTGTGGGGGGCTTTGAATGGAAT GCCACCTGGCTGCTTCTGGCCCTGGGCTGGATCTTCGTCCCCGTGTACATCGCCGCCGGTGTGGTCACAATGCCGCAGTACCTGAGGAAGCGATTCGGGGGCCAGCGGATCCAGGTGTACATGTCTGTCCTGTCTCTTATCCTCTACATCTTCACCAAGATTTCC ACTGACATCTTCTCTGGAGCTCTCTTCATCCAGATGGCCTTGGGCTGGAACCTCTACCTCTCCACGGCGATGCTGCTGGTGGTGACGGCCGTCTACACCATTGCCG GGGGCCTCACAGCCGTGATCTACACAGATGCTCTGCAGACGGTGATCATGGTGGGGGGCGCCCTGGTCCTCATGTTTCTGG GCTTTGAGGAAGTAGGCTGGTACCCCGGCTTGGAGCAGCGGTACAGACAGGCCATCCCTAATGCCACAGTCCCCAATACCACCTGCCATCTCCCCCGGTCTGATGCCTTCCACATGCTCCGGGACCCTGTGAACGGGGACATTCCTTGGCCAGGCCTCATTTTTGGGCTCACAGTGCTGGCCACGTGGTGCTGGTGCACGGACCAG GTCATTGTGCAGAGGTCTCTCTCTGCCAAGAATCTGTCCCATGCCAAGGGGGGCTCCGTGCTGGGGGGCTACCTGAAGATCCTGCCCATGTTCTTCATCGTCATGCCCGGGATGATCAGCCGGGCCCTGTACCCAG ATGAGGTGGGCTGTGTAGACCCTGACATCTGCCAAAGAATCTGCGGGGCCCGAGTGGGCTGTTCCAACATCGCCTACCCCAAGCTGGTCATAGCCCTGATGCCCGTTG GTCTGCGGGGCCTGATGATCGCCGTGATCCTGGCCGCCCTCATGAGCTCACTCACCTCCATCTTCAACAGCAGCGGCACCTTGTTCGCCATCGACGTGTGGCTGCGTCTCCGAGGGAAGGCTACGGAGCGGGAGCTGATGGTGGTGGGCAG GGTGTTTGTGCTGTTCCTGGTTGTCGTCAGCATCCTCTGGATTCCCATCATCCAAAGCTCCAACAGCGGGCAGCTCTTCGACTACATCCAGTCAGTCACCAGCTACCTGGCCCCGCCCATCACCGCCCTCTTCCTGCTGGCCATTTTCTGCAAGAGGGTCACAGAGCCT GGAGCCTTCTGGGGCCTCCTGTTCGGCCTGGCTGTAGGGCTTCTgcgcatgatcctggagttctcgTACCCAGCGCCGGCCTGCGGGGAGGCGGACCGGAGGCCGGCCGTGCTGAAGGACCTGCACTATCTCTACTTTGCCCTCTTGCTCTGTGGGCTCACTGCCATCGTCATCGTCGCCGTCAGCCTCTGTACCACCCCCATCCCCGAGGAAAAG CTTGCTCGCCTGACGTGGTGGACACGCAACGGTCCCCACGCCGAGCTGGAGAAGGAGGCCCCGGAGGGCACGCCAGGGACATCAGAGATGCCATCTGGGGTGAGCCGtccagcaggtggaggggcagagaactCCAGCCAGGGCCAGGACCAGCATGGAG